A genomic stretch from Vibrio coralliilyticus includes:
- a CDS encoding nuclear transport factor 2 family protein has protein sequence MAMVGFDEKWRDFPDYILGITKEIWEDRGLNTLEHYYSPDIVVRTPLSIVQGNDDVISATMATLAEFPDRTLYGEDVIWSGSPEQGMLSSHRIISTATHSSDGFYGKATNSKLRFRIIADCHAISNQINDEWLVRDQADIAKQLGMTSEEFARKQIDFEGGVEKASFPFTPDVDMQGPYTGVGNDNQYGQQYEAILNSIMKAEFSAIPREYDRACIGEYSGGRTALSHSEIDHFWISLRSSFPNAEFKVHHRIGREDPMMSPRAAIRWSLHGKHEGYGAFGKPTGKDVYIMGISHAEFGPWGLRREFTLIDETAIWKQILIQQG, from the coding sequence ATGGCCATGGTTGGCTTTGATGAAAAATGGCGTGATTTTCCCGATTATATTTTGGGGATTACAAAAGAGATTTGGGAGGATCGCGGCCTAAATACCCTTGAGCACTATTACTCACCCGATATTGTTGTGCGTACACCTTTGTCTATTGTGCAAGGTAACGACGATGTTATCAGCGCAACCATGGCCACACTGGCCGAGTTCCCTGACCGTACGCTTTACGGAGAAGATGTCATCTGGTCTGGCTCGCCAGAGCAAGGCATGTTGTCCTCTCACCGTATCATTTCGACTGCCACACACAGCAGCGATGGTTTCTATGGCAAAGCAACGAACAGCAAGTTACGTTTTCGCATCATCGCTGACTGCCATGCCATCAGCAATCAGATTAATGATGAGTGGCTAGTACGCGACCAAGCAGACATCGCAAAACAGCTCGGCATGACGTCCGAAGAGTTCGCCCGAAAACAAATTGATTTTGAAGGTGGCGTAGAAAAAGCCTCCTTCCCTTTTACTCCAGATGTCGATATGCAGGGCCCATACACTGGCGTTGGCAATGACAATCAATATGGTCAGCAATACGAAGCCATTCTAAACAGCATCATGAAGGCTGAGTTTTCCGCCATCCCACGTGAATACGACCGAGCTTGTATCGGTGAGTACAGCGGCGGCCGTACCGCTCTATCACACAGCGAAATTGATCATTTCTGGATTTCACTACGCTCTTCATTCCCAAATGCCGAGTTCAAAGTTCACCATCGCATTGGTCGAGAAGATCCAATGATGTCTCCACGCGCCGCCATTCGCTGGTCTCTACATGGTAAGCACGAAGGTTATGGCGCATTTGGTAAGCCGACAGGTAAAGACGTTTACATCATGGGTATCAGCCACGCTGAGTTTGGCCCTTGGGGACTGCGTCGCGAGTTTACGCTGATCGACGAAACCGCGATCTGGAAGCAGATTCTGATTCAGCAAGGCTAA
- a CDS encoding SDR family NAD(P)-dependent oxidoreductase, translated as MSKLALVTGGSGGLGAAICHKLADSGYRVVLTYNSNQQSAHKVLSDLSGDGHLAFQLNVSDSQAIDSLASQVDEINGQLDLLVNCAGMTKFVAHSDLSGLNDELFDQIFQVNVRAPFAMVRACESLLREAKGCVVNITSIAAQTAMGSNIAYCASKSAAENMTRSLARALSPDIRVLAVAPGLVDTEFVKGLDDSWRNQQEQSTPLKRLASDEEVASAVYAAAEVLTFSTGNTIAVDGGRPLGA; from the coding sequence ATGTCGAAACTTGCCTTAGTTACAGGCGGCAGTGGCGGTCTAGGGGCCGCCATATGTCACAAGCTGGCCGATTCCGGCTACCGAGTTGTCTTAACGTACAACAGCAATCAACAGTCGGCGCACAAAGTACTGTCTGATTTATCCGGTGATGGCCATTTAGCTTTTCAGCTCAATGTGTCGGATTCGCAAGCGATAGATTCGTTAGCCAGTCAGGTCGATGAAATTAACGGTCAACTGGATTTACTGGTTAATTGCGCTGGTATGACAAAGTTTGTTGCGCATTCAGATTTGAGTGGTTTGAACGACGAGCTGTTTGACCAAATTTTCCAAGTCAATGTTCGCGCGCCGTTTGCCATGGTTCGCGCCTGTGAATCTTTACTGCGTGAGGCCAAAGGTTGCGTGGTGAACATTACTTCCATCGCCGCGCAAACCGCGATGGGTAGCAATATTGCTTACTGTGCGAGTAAATCCGCCGCAGAGAATATGACTCGCTCATTGGCAAGAGCACTTTCACCGGATATTCGCGTCCTTGCAGTTGCTCCGGGGCTGGTGGATACCGAGTTTGTTAAAGGGCTCGATGATAGCTGGCGCAATCAGCAGGAGCAGTCGACACCACTGAAACGTCTTGCCAGTGATGAAGAGGTGGCGAGTGCAGTCTACGCCGCCGCGGAAGTACTGACGTTCTCAACGGGCAATACAATTGCTGTCGATGGTGGCAGACCTCTTGGTGCCTGA
- a CDS encoding TRAP transporter substrate-binding protein, which yields MKKTIITSLTVFGLTISSMNTFASNVIRLGHDSQETSPVHKAMLYFEQELESRSNGELEVEIYPARQLGDVRETTELVQQGNLQMTFGASVLLAPYVPEFNVLDTFYLFDSEEQAHRALDSDKIGQPLLKAMESKGFHGLGFMELGFRNVTNNKKPINTVEDLEGLKIRSAPNPSQINAWKSIGSAPTPLSWGEIFTSLQQGLINAQESSIYSIYAERFYEAQNYLSLTNHIYSNYVLFMNKAFWDSLPADQQALITEITKEAITKQRTWAAQQNQDVIEDLKAKGMTVNEVPEAVREQMKNKMNAAVYQDLRSKTGEQLFDSVIAEIDRL from the coding sequence ATGAAAAAAACCATCATTACGTCATTAACTGTTTTTGGATTAACTATTAGTAGTATGAATACGTTTGCAAGTAATGTAATTCGTCTTGGCCACGATAGTCAGGAAACATCACCAGTACACAAGGCTATGCTCTACTTCGAACAAGAGCTGGAGTCGCGTTCAAACGGTGAATTGGAAGTAGAAATTTACCCCGCGCGCCAACTTGGTGATGTGCGTGAAACAACGGAATTGGTTCAGCAAGGTAATCTGCAGATGACGTTCGGAGCCTCAGTTCTCCTCGCGCCTTATGTACCAGAATTCAATGTTCTTGATACCTTCTACCTGTTTGACAGTGAAGAGCAGGCACACCGAGCGCTAGATAGCGATAAAATCGGGCAGCCTCTGCTGAAAGCAATGGAGTCAAAAGGTTTTCACGGCTTAGGCTTTATGGAGCTAGGCTTCCGTAATGTCACCAACAACAAGAAGCCGATTAACACCGTAGAAGATCTTGAAGGGTTGAAAATTCGTTCGGCGCCGAACCCAAGTCAAATCAATGCTTGGAAATCCATCGGTTCAGCACCAACACCACTGTCTTGGGGTGAGATTTTCACCTCGCTACAACAGGGTCTGATCAATGCTCAGGAAAGTTCTATCTACTCTATTTATGCCGAGCGTTTTTACGAAGCACAGAACTACCTGTCACTAACCAACCATATATATAGCAACTATGTGTTGTTCATGAACAAAGCATTCTGGGATTCCCTACCGGCTGACCAACAAGCTCTTATCACTGAAATAACAAAAGAAGCCATCACAAAACAAAGAACGTGGGCAGCACAACAAAATCAGGACGTGATTGAAGATTTGAAAGCGAAAGGCATGACGGTTAATGAGGTGCCAGAGGCTGTACGCGAGCAAATGAAGAACAAAATGAATGCTGCCGTTTACCAAGACTTGCGAAGTAAGACAGGCGAACAGCTGTTTGACAGCGTTATCGCTGAAATTGACCGCCTGTAA
- a CDS encoding nuclear transport factor 2 family protein, with protein MSLNIIEHFYQRYFKASPNEQAIVAQQALNPDVKWCVAHPVNDLNGPDAAHTSFLSPLVTAMPDVERRPMIVMNGEFEGRTWYNSTGYFVGTFEQPLFGIPATGKTLYLRYTEMVCIENNQITESYMIPDFIDVMNQSNANPLRKSLGHDGLIPSPATADGIQSSEVCDEASDKSGQLVNDMLACLGRFDGKDLYSMDLENYWHKDFMWYGPAGIGTTRGIKGFRNHHQAPFVFAFPDRSVDIELNFLAKNDYVSTGGWPHMHGTHTGHSGWLGLAPTGKNIELRVMDIWRREGNLLKENWVGIDIIHILLQLGYDVFGQMKEQLEGPNYA; from the coding sequence ATGTCACTCAATATCATTGAACACTTTTATCAACGATACTTCAAAGCCAGCCCTAACGAGCAAGCAATCGTCGCTCAGCAAGCGCTGAACCCTGATGTAAAATGGTGTGTCGCTCACCCAGTCAATGACCTGAACGGCCCAGATGCTGCACACACTTCGTTTCTATCACCTTTGGTCACGGCAATGCCTGATGTTGAGCGACGCCCAATGATCGTGATGAACGGTGAGTTTGAAGGTCGTACTTGGTACAACTCAACCGGTTACTTTGTCGGTACTTTTGAACAACCACTGTTCGGTATTCCGGCAACAGGAAAAACCCTGTATCTCAGATATACGGAAATGGTGTGTATCGAAAATAACCAGATCACTGAATCTTACATGATCCCAGATTTTATCGATGTCATGAACCAGTCTAATGCTAATCCTCTGCGTAAAAGTCTAGGTCACGATGGATTGATTCCTTCTCCCGCTACTGCTGACGGCATACAAAGCTCCGAAGTGTGTGACGAGGCCAGTGACAAAAGTGGTCAACTAGTCAATGATATGCTGGCATGTCTTGGTCGTTTTGACGGCAAAGATCTCTACTCTATGGATCTGGAAAACTACTGGCATAAAGACTTTATGTGGTATGGCCCAGCAGGTATTGGAACCACACGCGGCATCAAAGGCTTCCGCAACCACCACCAAGCCCCTTTTGTCTTCGCCTTCCCCGATCGAAGTGTTGATATAGAGCTCAATTTTTTGGCCAAAAATGACTACGTATCCACTGGAGGCTGGCCTCACATGCATGGTACTCATACGGGTCACAGTGGCTGGTTAGGCCTTGCTCCAACAGGAAAAAACATCGAACTTCGCGTCATGGATATCTGGCGACGAGAAGGTAACTTGCTGAAAGAAAACTGGGTAGGGATTGATATCATCCATATTCTGCTTCAACTTGGTTATGACGTCTTCGGCCAAATGAAAGAACAATTAGAAGGACCTAATTATGCATGA
- a CDS encoding cupin domain-containing protein, whose amino-acid sequence MTLQNRINDNLVRYMELIPGTSAFIDARTPGSDLKDNFCIIGAGVAESSRQHVHIRETAGFNIGAAGQPPGIKNSLHSHRTAELFVVFKGQFRFYWGNEGEHEAVLSYGDVISIPTNLFRGFEVVGRDYGFMYSVLGGDDSGGGVVWHPNVIKDSQGYGLYLKADGTLVDTVDGDPVPQESELMPLLTKEEMASFDNYTAEQMKPFVALKKDYRPIENDFSAPNVKQYALTGHPLADYDFQVKSEDEVSIMAYELTEGGSIPQHSRDEKQVLINFDGDTEVVVNHQGEQASLILTRGDVFSVPEGASYSLMNLRGNSFTYCVLGSDKPAKL is encoded by the coding sequence ATGACTCTACAAAATCGAATTAACGACAATCTTGTTCGTTACATGGAGCTGATACCGGGAACCAGTGCATTTATCGATGCACGTACTCCGGGCAGTGACCTAAAAGACAACTTCTGCATCATAGGTGCAGGCGTCGCTGAAAGCAGCCGTCAGCATGTCCACATCCGCGAAACGGCGGGCTTCAATATTGGTGCAGCGGGCCAGCCTCCGGGTATTAAGAATTCGCTTCATTCTCATCGAACCGCTGAGCTGTTCGTTGTATTCAAGGGACAATTCCGCTTCTATTGGGGAAATGAGGGTGAACATGAAGCGGTACTGTCTTATGGTGATGTGATTTCAATTCCGACCAATCTTTTCCGTGGTTTTGAAGTTGTCGGTCGTGATTATGGTTTCATGTATTCCGTACTGGGTGGTGATGATTCAGGCGGTGGTGTGGTTTGGCATCCTAATGTGATCAAAGACAGCCAGGGCTATGGCTTGTATTTAAAAGCGGATGGCACATTAGTTGATACTGTTGACGGTGACCCTGTCCCGCAAGAATCAGAGTTGATGCCGTTGCTGACTAAAGAGGAAATGGCTTCCTTTGATAACTACACCGCTGAGCAGATGAAACCATTTGTGGCGCTAAAGAAAGACTACCGCCCGATTGAGAATGATTTTTCCGCGCCGAACGTCAAACAATACGCGCTAACTGGTCATCCGCTGGCTGATTACGATTTTCAGGTGAAAAGTGAAGATGAGGTTAGCATCATGGCGTATGAACTCACAGAGGGGGGCTCCATTCCTCAGCATAGCCGTGATGAAAAGCAAGTATTGATTAACTTTGATGGTGACACCGAAGTGGTTGTGAACCATCAAGGCGAACAAGCCAGCCTTATCCTTACTCGAGGTGATGTTTTTAGTGTACCGGAAGGTGCCTCATACTCACTGATGAACTTGCGTGGTAACAGCTTCACATACTGTGTACTTGGCTCTGACAAGCCAGCTAAACTTTAA
- a CDS encoding TRAP transporter small permease encodes MKWFRLLDKYFEPSLIVIAISTMTGLLCLQIALRLFDATIAWAEELSRYLFVWAMYLSISYCIKHDRHIRIRVFVDKLPGVLPKISLIISDIIYLIFSSVVAWFGFKVISRSLQLGQIAPAMEIPVACLYASVLVCAILSILRLIISIYQRISRLSAPSQPTRFCSDRYRQLQEKYKASNRLQELNA; translated from the coding sequence ATGAAGTGGTTTCGCTTACTGGATAAATATTTTGAACCTAGCTTGATTGTCATTGCTATTTCCACCATGACAGGCCTTCTTTGCCTGCAAATTGCTTTACGTCTGTTCGACGCCACTATTGCATGGGCTGAAGAATTATCTCGTTATTTGTTTGTGTGGGCGATGTACCTCAGTATCAGCTATTGCATCAAACATGACCGACATATCCGAATCCGAGTATTTGTCGACAAGTTGCCTGGTGTTTTACCCAAAATCAGCCTGATCATTTCAGACATCATCTATTTGATCTTCAGCAGTGTCGTTGCCTGGTTTGGTTTTAAGGTTATCAGCCGTAGCCTTCAGCTCGGTCAAATTGCACCTGCGATGGAAATCCCTGTGGCCTGCTTGTATGCCTCAGTACTAGTGTGTGCGATTCTGAGTATCCTGCGTCTAATCATCAGTATCTATCAGCGCATCAGTAGGCTGTCAGCTCCCTCTCAGCCAACGCGATTTTGCAGTGATAGGTATCGTCAGTTACAAGAGAAATACAAAGCATCTAATCGACTGCAGGAGCTAAACGCATGA
- a CDS encoding HpcH/HpaI aldolase family protein, translating to MTNFKYMLAQPALLGTFVKTPHPHIIEVLALSELSFIILDAEHAPFDRQSLDLCVLAARANQLPCLVRVQNSQPATILNALDCGATGVQIPHVCNAEQAEKIVKTCHYGKGGRGYAGSSRAASYATKPMAQHLADSKANTVVVAQIEDPEGVDNVEAIAQVDGIDALFIGQVDLTVAYGAKSVNDDQVRQASIKIIEAAKACGKPVGMFVATAQQAKDWSELGVNFFGVGSEHKMIIDGFRQERSVMNS from the coding sequence ATGACTAATTTCAAATATATGCTGGCCCAGCCTGCCTTACTCGGAACCTTTGTTAAAACCCCTCACCCCCACATTATTGAAGTGCTGGCACTGTCTGAATTGTCCTTCATCATTCTCGATGCCGAACACGCTCCGTTTGACCGTCAGTCTCTCGACCTGTGTGTCCTTGCTGCTCGTGCCAATCAATTACCCTGTCTGGTTCGGGTTCAAAACAGCCAGCCGGCCACCATTCTTAATGCTTTGGATTGTGGTGCGACAGGTGTTCAGATCCCACATGTCTGCAATGCAGAACAGGCAGAGAAAATCGTTAAGACATGCCACTACGGTAAAGGGGGACGCGGCTATGCGGGCTCCAGCCGCGCTGCAAGCTACGCAACCAAACCTATGGCTCAACACCTAGCTGACAGTAAAGCGAATACTGTGGTCGTGGCTCAGATAGAAGATCCCGAAGGTGTCGACAATGTGGAAGCCATCGCTCAAGTTGATGGTATTGATGCCCTGTTTATTGGTCAGGTCGACCTCACCGTGGCGTATGGCGCTAAAAGCGTAAATGACGATCAGGTGCGACAAGCAAGCATCAAAATTATTGAAGCCGCCAAAGCCTGTGGCAAACCCGTCGGTATGTTCGTTGCCACAGCGCAGCAAGCAAAAGACTGGAGCGAGCTTGGTGTTAATTTCTTTGGCGTCGGGTCAGAGCACAAAATGATCATCGATGGCTTCAGGCAAGAAAGAAGTGTGATGAATTCCTGA
- a CDS encoding TRAP transporter large permease: protein MTSALLFGSFGLLLLIGVPVGIALATASMIAIMSLPFLNVEFLVQGLVTGLDSFPLLAVVLFTLAGNLMSQGGISKRLLHVAEVFFGHFTGGLGIVAIVACMFFASISGTGSATVAAIGLTMIPSMVKKGYDRSFAGALIASSGGIGVIIPPSVVMIVYAITAEVSVTKMFMAGIIPGLVVGLVLIGYCLIVSKIRGYAGNDHKASWGERLSALKDASWAMLLPVIILGGIYSGIFTPTESAAIGVLYGLFFGMFVYKELKAKQVVKIILESSLLVGAVLVIVGASVTFGRILTLERLPTEIAQFILTITENKLLILLCINILLLLVGTFMETLAAIVILTPILLPITSALGMDPVHFGIVMIVNLAIGFVTPPLGANLFMASQVGKVPIESLSKAIIGWIGAMIVALMLITFIPAISLSLPEMLS from the coding sequence ATGACATCCGCACTCTTATTCGGCAGTTTCGGTCTGCTACTACTGATCGGTGTACCAGTTGGCATCGCGCTGGCAACCGCCAGTATGATAGCCATCATGAGTCTACCTTTCCTTAACGTAGAGTTCTTAGTTCAAGGTTTAGTGACGGGGCTAGACTCTTTCCCCCTACTAGCTGTTGTGCTATTCACTCTGGCAGGTAACCTGATGAGTCAAGGAGGTATATCCAAGCGCCTCCTTCATGTGGCAGAAGTCTTTTTCGGCCACTTCACCGGAGGGCTGGGTATTGTCGCTATTGTTGCCTGTATGTTCTTCGCATCCATTTCAGGTACAGGATCAGCCACCGTTGCCGCCATCGGCCTCACAATGATTCCATCAATGGTAAAAAAAGGATATGACCGCAGCTTCGCAGGTGCTCTGATTGCTTCATCAGGTGGTATCGGTGTGATTATCCCTCCTTCTGTAGTCATGATTGTTTACGCGATTACCGCGGAAGTTTCTGTCACTAAGATGTTCATGGCGGGAATCATCCCAGGTCTGGTAGTTGGTCTGGTATTGATCGGCTACTGTTTGATAGTTTCCAAAATTCGCGGCTATGCTGGAAATGATCACAAAGCCAGTTGGGGCGAACGTCTGTCTGCGCTCAAAGACGCAAGTTGGGCCATGTTACTGCCAGTGATCATTTTAGGGGGGATCTACTCAGGTATTTTCACTCCAACCGAATCAGCCGCCATTGGTGTCCTCTATGGCTTGTTCTTCGGCATGTTTGTTTACAAAGAACTGAAGGCCAAGCAAGTTGTCAAGATCATCTTAGAGTCCTCACTTTTGGTCGGTGCCGTTTTGGTTATTGTCGGCGCTTCCGTCACCTTTGGTCGAATTTTGACCCTCGAACGCCTACCGACTGAAATCGCTCAATTCATTCTAACCATTACTGAGAACAAACTGTTGATCTTGCTGTGTATCAATATCTTGTTACTACTTGTTGGAACTTTCATGGAGACCTTAGCTGCGATCGTAATTCTGACTCCTATTCTCCTGCCGATCACCTCCGCGTTGGGCATGGACCCTGTTCATTTTGGTATTGTAATGATTGTGAACCTAGCGATTGGTTTTGTTACCCCACCACTTGGAGCCAATCTATTTATGGCAAGTCAAGTTGGCAAGGTACCAATTGAGTCACTATCTAAAGCCATCATAGGCTGGATAGGTGCCATGATTGTCGCACTTATGTTGATTACTTTTATACCGGCTATTTCTCTGTCCTTGCCGGAAATGCTCTCGTAA
- the hisD gene encoding histidinol dehydrogenase, protein MARILKNGITEEASASNDAKVRQIVENILADIESKGDSAVRELSEKFDNWSPEQFRLTPDQIQACVDALDESTRHDIEFAQEQVRNFAQIQRDSMKDVEVETMPGVVLGHKNIPVNSVGCYIPGGKYPLVASAHMSVLTAKVAGVKRVIACAPPFNGQPNVAIVAAMAMAGADEIYCFGGVQAVGAMALGTETIAPVDMIVGPGNAFVAEAKRQLFGRVGIDLFAGPTETLVIADEKGCDPELAAADLLGQAEHGYNSPAVLLTNSETFAEETIKEIERQLTILPTAEVAGKAWADYGQVIVCDSYEEMVEVADDIASEHVQVMTEDPKYFLDNMSNYGALFLGRETNVSYGDKCIGTNHTLPTKKAARYTGGLWVGKFIKTCTYQRVTEAASLKVGEYCSRLCALEGFAGHKEQADIRVRRYKGKVEEA, encoded by the coding sequence ATGGCACGCATTTTAAAGAACGGAATCACTGAAGAAGCATCAGCATCAAACGACGCGAAAGTGCGTCAGATCGTAGAGAACATTCTTGCTGATATTGAATCGAAAGGTGACAGCGCCGTACGCGAGCTTTCAGAAAAATTTGATAACTGGTCACCAGAGCAGTTTCGTTTAACACCAGATCAGATTCAGGCATGTGTTGATGCGTTAGATGAGTCAACTCGCCACGATATTGAATTCGCTCAGGAGCAAGTACGTAACTTTGCTCAAATTCAGCGTGATTCAATGAAAGATGTTGAAGTTGAAACCATGCCGGGGGTGGTTCTAGGTCATAAGAATATTCCGGTTAATAGCGTAGGTTGTTACATCCCAGGCGGTAAGTACCCGCTAGTTGCGTCTGCTCACATGAGTGTACTCACTGCAAAAGTGGCAGGCGTAAAACGAGTGATTGCTTGTGCCCCGCCATTTAATGGCCAACCAAATGTGGCCATCGTCGCGGCGATGGCGATGGCTGGCGCTGATGAGATTTACTGTTTTGGTGGCGTTCAGGCGGTAGGTGCAATGGCGTTGGGTACTGAAACCATTGCCCCTGTCGATATGATTGTTGGCCCAGGTAACGCGTTTGTTGCTGAAGCCAAGCGTCAGTTGTTTGGTCGCGTGGGTATCGATTTGTTTGCTGGTCCAACGGAAACGCTGGTTATTGCTGATGAAAAGGGCTGTGACCCAGAACTGGCAGCAGCAGACTTATTGGGTCAGGCTGAGCATGGCTACAACTCTCCGGCTGTTCTTCTAACAAACAGCGAGACGTTTGCCGAGGAAACGATCAAAGAGATTGAGCGTCAGCTGACAATCCTGCCGACGGCGGAAGTTGCGGGTAAAGCGTGGGCAGATTACGGTCAGGTGATCGTGTGTGACAGCTATGAAGAAATGGTTGAAGTTGCAGATGACATCGCCTCAGAACACGTTCAGGTGATGACGGAAGATCCAAAGTATTTCCTCGACAACATGTCTAACTATGGTGCGCTGTTCTTAGGTCGTGAGACCAACGTTTCTTACGGTGACAAATGTATTGGTACTAACCATACGCTTCCGACAAAGAAAGCAGCTCGCTACACCGGTGGTCTGTGGGTAGGTAAATTCATCAAAACTTGTACGTATCAACGTGTCACTGAAGCGGCATCTTTGAAGGTGGGCGAATACTGTTCTCGCTTGTGTGCACTGGAAGGTTTTGCTGGGCACAAAGAACAGGCGGATATTCGTGTACGCCGTTACAAAGGCAAAGTAGAAGAGGCCTAA
- a CDS encoding LacI family DNA-binding transcriptional regulator, whose product MLGVSQSTVSRAFSPTASISEKKRKMVMDAAAKLGYTPNAIARSLISNRSGLVAIALDSESNPMYDLQSRALAMEIQKRGGQVVLCPIDKDDLDLAISRAIEYQVDGLIIATSRLTSRAFAQCEKFGVHLSLINRYTNGINANCAGVDNRQAGQDAAEYLVKKGYKQLAYVSGDSGSMTSEERWLGFSSKLKELGVPTPVFIQAKYCFDAGMEAAAEIQAHTVKPEAIFCANDIIALGLMDGLRKAGASIPEDYAVMGVDNIPMAGWPAYDLTTVAQPVDKIVRRAVEDLMARINDNADASGEYLLEQGRLIERSSTTR is encoded by the coding sequence ATGCTCGGCGTCTCTCAGTCGACCGTATCACGAGCGTTCAGCCCGACCGCTAGCATCAGCGAGAAGAAACGTAAGATGGTGATGGATGCCGCCGCTAAGCTCGGTTATACACCCAACGCCATTGCTCGTAGCCTGATCTCAAATCGTTCTGGCCTTGTCGCTATTGCGTTAGACAGTGAGTCAAACCCGATGTATGACCTGCAATCACGTGCACTAGCGATGGAAATCCAGAAACGTGGCGGCCAGGTGGTTCTGTGTCCAATTGACAAAGACGACCTTGATCTGGCGATTTCCCGTGCGATTGAGTATCAGGTTGATGGCCTGATCATCGCCACCAGCCGTCTGACTTCACGCGCTTTTGCCCAGTGCGAAAAATTTGGTGTTCACCTGAGTCTTATCAACCGTTATACCAATGGCATCAATGCTAACTGTGCCGGTGTCGATAACCGCCAGGCAGGCCAAGATGCAGCCGAGTATCTGGTGAAAAAAGGCTACAAACAACTGGCGTATGTCAGTGGCGATTCAGGTTCAATGACCAGCGAAGAGCGCTGGCTTGGCTTCTCATCAAAGCTCAAAGAGTTAGGTGTTCCAACCCCTGTATTTATTCAAGCAAAATACTGCTTTGATGCAGGGATGGAGGCCGCAGCAGAGATTCAGGCACATACGGTGAAACCGGAAGCGATCTTCTGTGCCAATGACATCATCGCTCTTGGGTTGATGGATGGACTAAGAAAAGCAGGCGCTTCAATACCGGAAGATTATGCGGTGATGGGCGTCGATAACATCCCTATGGCTGGCTGGCCCGCTTACGACTTAACCACCGTCGCTCAGCCTGTCGATAAAATAGTACGTCGCGCAGTCGAAGATTTGATGGCGCGTATCAATGACAATGCCGATGCTTCGGGTGAGTATCTTCTGGAGCAAGGCAGGCTAATTGAACGTAGCAGTACCACCCGATAA